Proteins encoded in a region of the Ranitomeya imitator isolate aRanImi1 chromosome 9, aRanImi1.pri, whole genome shotgun sequence genome:
- the GNG3 gene encoding guanine nucleotide-binding protein G(I)/G(S)/G(O) subunit gamma-3 yields the protein MKGDTPVNSTLSIGQARKLVEQLKIEASMCRIKVSKAASDLMAFCDAHACEDPLITPVPTSENPFREKKFFCALL from the exons ATGAAAGGAGACACCCCTGTGAATAGCACACTGAGCATCGGACAGGCCAGGAAGCTAGTGGAGCAGCTGAAGATTGAAGCCTCCATGTGTCGCATTAAA GTCTCAAAGGCCGCATCAGACCTGATGGCTTTCTGTGACGCTCACGCGTGCGAGGATCCACTGATCACACCAGTGCCCACATCCGAAAACCCATTCCGAGAGAAGAAATTCTTCTGCGCCCTTCTCTGA